The following are encoded together in the Methylorubrum sp. B1-46 genome:
- the rfbC gene encoding dTDP-4-dehydrorhamnose 3,5-epimerase: MHVIETEIPAVKRVIPKRHGDDRGWFSEVYRADVLTERGITNTFIQDNQSFSAPAWTIRGLHFQIAPNAQAKLIRVLAGAILDLAVDLRSDSPTYGCHVGVRLDAAGGEQLFVPAGFAHGFCTLEPNTMVAYKVDAYYSPADDRNLRWNDPAIGIEWPVADADAILSGKDKAAPLLADLGRVF, translated from the coding sequence ATGCATGTGATCGAAACCGAGATCCCGGCGGTCAAGCGGGTGATCCCGAAGCGCCATGGAGACGACCGCGGCTGGTTCTCGGAAGTCTACCGCGCCGACGTGCTGACCGAGCGCGGCATCACCAACACCTTCATCCAGGACAACCAGTCCTTCTCGGCACCCGCTTGGACCATCCGCGGCCTACACTTCCAGATCGCACCCAACGCCCAGGCGAAGCTGATCCGGGTGCTGGCCGGCGCGATCCTCGATTTGGCCGTCGATCTCCGCTCCGACTCACCCACCTACGGCTGCCACGTTGGGGTGCGGCTCGATGCGGCGGGCGGAGAGCAGCTGTTTGTGCCCGCCGGCTTCGCCCACGGCTTTTGCACTCTGGAGCCGAACACCATGGTGGCCTACAAGGTCGATGCCTATTACAGCCCGGCGGATGACCGGAACCTGCGGTGGAACGATCCGGCCATCGGCATCGAATGGCCGGTGGCGGACGCCGACGCGATCCTCTCGGGCAAGGACAAGGCCGCGCCCCTCCTGGCCGATCTCGGGCGAGTGTTCTGA